The Herbaspirillum sp. RTI4 genome has a segment encoding these proteins:
- the pal gene encoding peptidoglycan-associated lipoprotein Pal, with translation MRKFNTVLIILASVFALGACSSTKLNDKPAPVESRSSGADGADSRSVNTVNIDPLNDPQNILSKRSVYFDYDSYSVKEEFRSVVEAHAKYLNSHKERKVIVQGNTDDRGGAEYNLALGQKRAEAVRKSLNLLGVSDAQIEAVSFGKEKPKALGNDDASHAENRRADIAY, from the coding sequence ATGCGCAAGTTCAATACCGTTCTGATTATTCTGGCCAGCGTTTTCGCGCTCGGCGCCTGCTCGTCAACCAAACTGAACGACAAACCGGCTCCGGTCGAAAGCCGCTCCTCCGGTGCAGACGGCGCAGATTCGCGCTCGGTCAATACCGTCAACATCGACCCGCTCAATGACCCGCAAAACATCCTGTCCAAGCGCAGCGTGTATTTCGACTACGACAGCTATTCGGTCAAGGAAGAATTCCGTTCCGTGGTTGAGGCTCATGCCAAGTACCTGAATTCGCACAAAGAACGCAAAGTCATCGTCCAAGGTAATACGGATGATCGCGGCGGTGCCGAATACAATCTGGCCCTGGGACAAAAACGTGCAGAAGCCGTACGTAAGTCGCTGAATCTGCTGGGCGTCTCCGATGCACAGATCGAAGCCGTTTCTTTCGGCAAAGAAAAGCCTAAGGCACTGGGTAACGACGATGCATCGCACGCAGAAAACCGTCGCGCTGACATCGCTTATTAA
- the ybgF gene encoding tol-pal system protein YbgF: MRHSFKHLLLAASTAAFTCLPLIAHAGLFSDDEARKAIIELRAKIDTLQTDTGKKADQSSLLSLSDQNDSLRREIADLRGQVEVLANELANTQQRQKDFYLDLDARLRKQEPQTVTVDGKDVSVEPSEQKSYDAALAQFKGGDYKGAISAFSDFVKRHPESGYAAASQYWLGNSYYAQRDYKAAIAAQSLVVKNYPDNPKVPDALLNMASSYAELKDKAATKKTLETLVKKYPDSTAAKTGKDRLSSLK, translated from the coding sequence ATGCGCCACTCATTCAAGCACCTGCTTCTGGCGGCCAGTACGGCCGCATTTACCTGCCTGCCCCTGATAGCCCATGCCGGCTTGTTCAGTGACGACGAAGCGCGCAAAGCGATTATTGAATTGCGCGCCAAAATCGACACCCTCCAAACCGACACAGGCAAAAAGGCCGATCAAAGCAGTTTGCTCAGCTTGTCGGATCAGAACGATAGTTTGCGGCGGGAAATTGCCGACTTGCGCGGCCAGGTTGAGGTTCTTGCCAATGAGCTGGCCAATACGCAGCAACGTCAAAAAGATTTTTATCTTGATCTGGATGCGCGACTGCGCAAGCAGGAACCGCAAACGGTCACGGTGGACGGTAAGGATGTCAGCGTCGAGCCGTCCGAGCAAAAATCTTACGATGCCGCGCTGGCGCAATTCAAGGGCGGAGATTACAAGGGCGCCATCAGCGCCTTCTCCGACTTTGTAAAGCGCCACCCGGAATCGGGTTATGCCGCCGCCTCCCAATACTGGCTGGGCAACAGCTATTACGCTCAGCGCGATTACAAGGCGGCGATTGCTGCGCAGTCTCTGGTAGTGAAGAACTATCCTGACAATCCCAAGGTACCCGATGCGCTGCTCAATATGGCAAGCTCGTATGCGGAATTGAAGGACAAAGCTGCCACAAAAAAGACATTGGAAACGCTGGTCAAGAAATATCCCGACTCCACAGCGGCAAAAACCGGCAAGGATCGCCTGTCATCGCTCAAATAA